The following are from one region of the Chloracidobacterium sp. genome:
- the rplB gene encoding 50S ribosomal protein L2, which produces MGIKRLKPTSPARRYQTYLTRDELTPGATPEKSLLEPKKRISGRNSDGRITIRRRGGGHKRHYRIIDFKRDKAGIPGRVAQIEYDPNRSAHIALISYLDGEKRYIIAPVGLKVDTMILSGEEADILPGNALPIKNIPLGTEVHNIELRPGKGGQMVRSAGGFAQIVAKEGDYAQLRMPSGEVRRVPVVCMATVGQVGNTEHENLSLGKAGRNRWKGKRPKVRGVAMNPVDHPHGGGEGKTSGGRHPVTPWGQPTRGYKTRRNKRTTNMIVKDRRRK; this is translated from the coding sequence ATGGGAATCAAGAGATTAAAACCGACATCGCCGGCACGACGGTATCAGACATATCTGACGCGCGACGAGCTGACGCCGGGAGCAACACCCGAGAAATCGTTGCTCGAACCGAAGAAGAGAATTTCCGGCCGTAACAGTGACGGGCGAATTACCATCCGTCGCCGCGGGGGAGGTCATAAACGACATTACCGCATCATCGATTTCAAACGCGACAAGGCCGGTATCCCGGGACGTGTTGCCCAGATCGAATACGACCCGAACCGCTCGGCGCACATCGCTTTGATCTCTTATCTTGACGGTGAAAAGCGATACATCATCGCACCGGTCGGATTAAAGGTCGACACGATGATACTCAGCGGTGAAGAGGCTGATATTTTGCCGGGAAACGCATTACCGATCAAAAATATTCCGCTCGGCACCGAAGTTCATAACATCGAACTCCGACCCGGCAAAGGTGGCCAGATGGTTCGCTCAGCGGGCGGCTTTGCACAGATCGTCGCAAAAGAAGGCGATTACGCACAGCTGAGGATGCCTTCGGGCGAGGTCCGCCGAGTTCCGGTCGTTTGTATGGCGACGGTTGGACAGGTCGGCAATACCGAGCATGAGAACTTATCCCTCGGCAAGGCAGGCCGTAACCGATGGAAAGGAAAGCGTCCAAAGGTTCGCGGTGTTGCAATGAACCCGGTCGATCACCCGCATGGAGGCGGCGAGGGCAAGACGTCAGGCGGTCGACATCCGGTGACACCTTGGGGGCAGCCGACACGAGGATATAAAACACGTCGTAATAAGCGCACGACCAATATGATCGTGAAGGACAGGAGAAGAAAATGA
- the rplV gene encoding 50S ribosomal protein L22 — MEAIAKTKYLKGSPRKARLVIDLIRGRNVSQALSILKFTDKRAAQPIAQCLNSAIANATYLAEKQNIAIDPDDLWVKTCFVDMGPTKNRRRMRPAPQGRAYREQRHYCHITIEVTSDDKPKTEKELKAEAAKAKRAEAPKKPKAEKKEAPKTGKKAKAEKVDELETPIAEEALDTSSEVAANIDATGNAEVADAKNVQTQTTAALDETKPADQVQLDRNEELERQ, encoded by the coding sequence ATGGAAGCGATAGCAAAGACAAAATACCTGAAAGGAAGTCCGCGAAAGGCTCGGTTGGTAATTGACCTGATCCGTGGTCGCAATGTTTCGCAGGCACTTTCGATCCTGAAATTCACGGACAAGCGGGCAGCACAGCCGATAGCTCAGTGCTTGAATTCGGCGATCGCGAATGCGACTTACCTTGCCGAAAAACAGAATATCGCGATCGACCCGGACGATTTGTGGGTGAAGACCTGCTTCGTCGACATGGGCCCGACCAAGAATCGTCGACGTATGCGTCCGGCTCCACAGGGCAGGGCATACCGCGAACAGCGGCATTACTGTCACATCACGATCGAGGTCACCAGCGACGATAAACCGAAGACCGAGAAGGAATTGAAGGCAGAGGCGGCAAAAGCGAAACGCGCTGAAGCTCCGAAGAAGCCAAAGGCGGAGAAAAAGGAAGCACCAAAGACGGGAAAGAAGGCCAAGGCTGAAAAGGTCGACGAACTTGAAACCCCAATTGCAGAAGAGGCATTAGACACTTCGTCCGAAGTGGCTGCAAACATTGACGCCACAGGAAACGCCGAAGTTGCGGATGCGAAAAACGTCCAAACCCAGACAACGGCGGCTCTCGACGAAACCAAGCCGGCCGACCAGGTGCAGTTGGATAGGAACGAGGAACTCGAAAGGCAGTAG
- the rpsC gene encoding 30S ribosomal protein S3, giving the protein MGQKVHPYGFRVGYNKDWHSHWYAKQDFAKFLAEDLQLKRDLKKKFAGGGVSHIDIERAAARLKIIIYTSRPGIIIGRKGAEIEKLKEDLSRQTGREVLISINEIKHPELNAQLQAEKITQQLEKRIAFRRAMKKTMEESIRFGAQGVKVMIAGRLNGAEIARTEWSLEGRLPLHTLRADIDYGFAEALTTFGIIGVKVWMYRGEILDANASMARGTTSDPMIEPKADRSGMRGRGDRRPRRDDRNR; this is encoded by the coding sequence ATGGGACAGAAAGTACATCCGTACGGCTTCAGGGTCGGCTACAACAAAGATTGGCATTCGCATTGGTATGCCAAACAGGATTTCGCCAAGTTTCTGGCCGAAGATCTTCAGCTTAAACGCGATCTTAAGAAAAAGTTCGCCGGCGGCGGTGTTTCGCACATCGATATCGAACGGGCGGCCGCTCGACTGAAGATCATCATTTACACATCGCGCCCTGGCATTATCATCGGTCGCAAAGGGGCCGAGATCGAAAAGTTGAAAGAAGATCTTTCGCGTCAGACGGGCCGAGAGGTGCTTATCTCGATCAACGAGATCAAGCACCCTGAGCTGAATGCCCAGCTGCAGGCCGAAAAGATCACTCAGCAGCTCGAAAAGCGTATCGCTTTTCGGCGTGCCATGAAAAAGACGATGGAAGAGTCGATCCGCTTCGGAGCTCAGGGCGTAAAGGTCATGATCGCCGGAAGGCTGAACGGTGCCGAGATCGCCAGGACCGAATGGTCGCTGGAGGGTCGTCTGCCGCTGCATACGTTGCGTGCGGACATTGATTACGGTTTTGCTGAAGCCCTAACGACCTTCGGCATCATCGGTGTAAAGGTCTGGATGTATAGAGGTGAGATTCTTGATGCGAATGCATCGATGGCACGCGGCACGACGTCGGACCCGATGATCGAACCGAAAGCTGACCGTTCGGGCATGCGTGGTCGCGGTGACCGCCGACCACGACGCGACGACCGCAACCGATGA
- the rpsS gene encoding 30S ribosomal protein S19 yields MPRSLKKGPFIDLSVQKTLQRILDGGKKPPAIKTWSRRSTITPDMVGLTFGVHNGKRHIPVFVTENMVGHKLGEFSPTRVFKGHPGTKAEKMAKRK; encoded by the coding sequence ATGCCACGTTCATTAAAGAAAGGACCGTTTATCGATCTCAGCGTTCAGAAAACGCTGCAGCGCATTCTGGATGGCGGAAAGAAGCCGCCTGCTATTAAGACATGGTCGCGACGCTCGACGATCACTCCGGATATGGTCGGTTTGACGTTCGGCGTTCATAACGGGAAACGCCACATACCCGTTTTTGTTACCGAGAACATGGTCGGACACAAGTTGGGTGAATTTTCGCCGACCCGCGTCTTTAAGGGTCACCCTGGTACGAAAGCGGAGAAGATGGCGAAGAGGAAGTAG
- the rplX gene encoding 50S ribosomal protein L24, with protein sequence MKAAKTGTIKSKIKRGDQVVFIAGKEFNRFDSAGKRQPYRGRVIAVDARNGKIKVEGAMIVKRHKKPVPQMNQEGGIIEQEAWVNVSNVAVVDPETGKPTRIRYEERDGKKVRVAKSGKVIPEPNVFGKKEPKKDKEEEAAEEK encoded by the coding sequence ATGAAAGCAGCTAAGACAGGAACAATTAAGAGCAAGATCAAACGGGGCGATCAGGTCGTTTTCATTGCGGGTAAAGAATTCAACCGTTTTGACAGCGCCGGCAAACGTCAGCCTTACCGTGGCCGCGTGATCGCGGTCGATGCCCGAAACGGCAAGATCAAGGTCGAAGGCGCGATGATCGTAAAGCGGCACAAAAAGCCCGTTCCACAAATGAATCAGGAAGGCGGCATCATTGAGCAAGAGGCTTGGGTAAACGTTTCGAATGTTGCCGTTGTCGACCCTGAGACCGGCAAGCCGACACGGATCAGATATGAGGAGCGCGACGGCAAGAAGGTTCGCGTCGCTAAAAGCGGCAAAGTGATCCCTGAACCAAACGTTTTTGGCAAAAAGGAGCCGAAGAAAGACAAGGAAGAAGAAGCAGCGGAAGAGAAGTAG
- the rplW gene encoding 50S ribosomal protein L23, translated as MSNVTVWDILKSPVVTEKSVILKEDSTDENSGRNQGQVLTFRVDRKAGKKDIKQAIEEIFNVKVAAVRTVNYEGKMKRRGRQEGRRPNWKKAYVTLKKGEPMVDYAEAI; from the coding sequence ATGAGTAACGTAACCGTTTGGGATATTTTGAAGTCGCCTGTCGTGACCGAAAAAAGCGTCATCCTTAAAGAGGATTCGACGGACGAGAACAGTGGACGAAATCAGGGTCAGGTATTGACGTTCCGTGTCGATCGTAAGGCCGGGAAGAAGGACATCAAGCAGGCGATTGAAGAGATCTTTAACGTCAAGGTAGCGGCGGTCAGAACTGTCAACTACGAAGGAAAGATGAAACGCAGGGGCCGGCAGGAAGGGCGTCGTCCGAATTGGAAAAAGGCATACGTCACTCTGAAAAAGGGTGAGCCGATGGTCGATTACGCAGAAGCGATCTAA
- the rpsQ gene encoding 30S ribosomal protein S17, with the protein MAEVGAPIEAAAETTETAGTEPTEKSASKTTEAEATDETSDEDSASKKGKRAEKIGVVSSDKMTKTVVVRVDRLVKHPIYRKYVRKRKKFMAHDEMGAKIGDKVRIVETRPLSARKRWRVVEIIQKAEL; encoded by the coding sequence ATGGCCGAAGTAGGAGCACCGATCGAGGCTGCCGCTGAAACCACTGAGACCGCAGGAACAGAACCGACCGAAAAATCGGCTTCGAAAACGACCGAGGCGGAAGCGACGGACGAGACTTCGGACGAAGATTCTGCATCGAAGAAGGGCAAACGGGCGGAGAAGATCGGCGTTGTATCGTCCGACAAAATGACGAAAACCGTTGTGGTGAGGGTCGATCGTCTTGTCAAGCATCCGATATACAGAAAGTACGTTCGAAAGCGTAAGAAATTCATGGCTCACGACGAAATGGGTGCGAAGATCGGCGACAAAGTACGGATCGTCGAGACCCGGCCGCTTTCGGCACGAAAGCGCTGGCGCGTCGTTGAGATCATTCAGAAAGCAGAGTTATAG
- the rpsH gene encoding 30S ribosomal protein S8 produces the protein MRMTDPIADMLTRIRNAIAANHTRVDIPGSKLKMEVARILKEEGYINNFTTKGEGVKYVIRIFLRYDAKGSSSITHLSRVSRPGRRVYVGAGEIPRVLGGYGINIVSTSKGLMSGKRARSENVGGEILADVY, from the coding sequence ATTAGAATGACTGATCCAATAGCCGATATGCTGACCCGGATTCGCAACGCAATAGCAGCGAATCACACGCGTGTCGATATTCCCGGTTCGAAGCTGAAAATGGAAGTGGCCCGTATCCTAAAAGAAGAGGGCTATATTAACAATTTCACCACTAAGGGCGAAGGCGTCAAATACGTTATCCGCATCTTTCTGCGCTACGACGCAAAAGGCTCATCTTCGATCACGCATTTGTCTCGTGTTTCGCGTCCGGGCCGCCGCGTCTACGTAGGTGCCGGCGAGATTCCACGTGTGCTTGGTGGATACGGAATAAATATTGTTTCGACCTCTAAGGGTTTGATGAGTGGGAAACGGGCTCGCAGCGAAAACGTCGGCGGCGAGATCCTGGCAGATGTTTATTAA
- the rplE gene encoding 50S ribosomal protein L5 — MARLKDKYKNEIAAALAKEFDIKNPMAIPKIEKIVVNMGLGEASANAKILDVATEELKAITGQKPVITKAKKSIAAFKLRQGMSIGTMVTLRGDRMYEFLDRLISVALPRVRDFRGISGKAFDGRGNYTLGIREQLIFPEIDFNKVDKTRGMNISIITSAANDEQARSLLKSLGMPFRQ, encoded by the coding sequence ATGGCAAGATTAAAAGACAAATATAAGAACGAGATCGCCGCGGCTCTCGCCAAGGAATTCGATATCAAGAATCCGATGGCGATCCCGAAGATCGAGAAGATCGTCGTCAACATGGGCCTTGGAGAAGCGAGTGCGAACGCGAAGATCCTGGATGTTGCGACCGAAGAGTTAAAGGCGATCACCGGTCAGAAACCGGTCATCACAAAGGCAAAGAAGTCGATCGCGGCATTCAAACTCCGTCAGGGAATGAGTATCGGCACAATGGTCACACTCCGCGGCGACAGAATGTATGAGTTTCTTGATCGGCTGATCTCCGTTGCGCTTCCGCGAGTCCGCGATTTTCGTGGAATTTCTGGCAAGGCATTTGACGGCCGCGGGAATTACACGCTCGGTATCCGTGAGCAGTTGATATTCCCTGAGATCGATTTTAACAAAGTCGATAAGACCCGCGGAATGAACATTTCGATCATTACGTCAGCGGCTAACGACGAACAGGCTCGCTCGCTGCTCAAGTCATTGGGAATGCCCTTTAGGCAATAG
- the rplN gene encoding 50S ribosomal protein L14, with product MIQMQTSLAVADNSGAKRVEMIAPIGGSTAKIARLGDKIKVTVKEAAPDGTAKKGKVYNAVIVRTRKEVRRKDGSYIRFDENAAVLIKDDGTPIGTRVFGPVARELREKNFMKIVSLAPEVI from the coding sequence ATGATTCAGATGCAGACCTCGTTGGCGGTCGCAGACAATTCTGGTGCGAAACGTGTTGAGATGATCGCGCCGATCGGCGGATCGACCGCGAAGATCGCCCGTCTCGGCGACAAGATCAAGGTCACCGTTAAAGAAGCAGCTCCGGACGGAACTGCCAAGAAGGGAAAGGTGTACAACGCTGTTATTGTGAGGACCCGAAAAGAGGTCCGACGAAAAGACGGCAGCTACATCCGGTTTGACGAAAATGCTGCGGTATTGATCAAGGATGATGGCACACCGATCGGGACCCGTGTTTTTGGACCAGTGGCACGTGAACTCCGTGAAAAGAATTTCATGAAGATCGTCAGCCTTGCACCGGAGGTCATTTAG
- the rplF gene encoding 50S ribosomal protein L6 — protein sequence MSRVGKKPISIPAGVTVTINDSVLEVKGPKGTLTTPVPNGVKFTQEDGALVAERAGDDLAAFHGLARALANNAVVGVTEGFKKEMDVVGVGYKADVQGKKIVFALGYSHPVEYVLPDGIEAKAERVGSKTSINQYQLTITLTGIDKQKLGQVAAELNRLRKPDAYKGKGVRYADKVYKLKPGKTGK from the coding sequence ATGTCACGAGTAGGAAAAAAGCCGATCTCGATCCCGGCGGGAGTAACCGTCACGATCAACGATTCGGTACTTGAAGTAAAGGGGCCGAAAGGTACCCTGACGACACCGGTCCCGAACGGCGTAAAGTTTACGCAAGAGGATGGAGCGCTTGTCGCTGAGCGTGCTGGCGACGATCTTGCCGCATTTCACGGCCTCGCACGTGCATTGGCAAACAATGCCGTCGTCGGTGTAACCGAAGGCTTCAAGAAAGAGATGGACGTCGTCGGCGTTGGCTACAAAGCCGATGTTCAGGGTAAAAAGATCGTATTCGCCCTCGGATATTCTCATCCGGTCGAGTACGTACTTCCTGATGGTATCGAGGCGAAGGCGGAGCGTGTTGGTTCAAAGACGAGCATCAACCAATATCAGTTGACGATCACGCTCACCGGCATCGACAAACAGAAGCTTGGTCAGGTGGCCGCTGAGTTGAACCGTCTTCGCAAGCCCGATGCGTATAAAGGCAAGGGTGTAAGGTATGCCGACAAAGTTTATAAATTGAAGCCTGGTAAAACGGGTAAATAG
- the rpmC gene encoding 50S ribosomal protein L29, with translation MKRKEQIDQLREMNLEELNEQADALKESLFRLKFRKSLGVGETVNDIRREKKTLARVYTLIGQKTAEAKKAKVQA, from the coding sequence ATGAAGCGAAAAGAACAGATCGATCAACTTCGGGAAATGAACCTGGAAGAATTGAACGAACAGGCTGATGCGCTGAAAGAATCGTTATTCCGGTTGAAGTTTCGCAAATCACTTGGCGTCGGCGAAACGGTCAACGACATCCGGCGCGAGAAAAAGACTCTTGCCCGCGTATATACCCTGATCGGACAAAAGACCGCAGAGGCAAAAAAGGCGAAGGTTCAAGCCTAA
- the rplP gene encoding 50S ribosomal protein L16: MLMPKKVKHRRVMKGRMRGKATRGENLDFGDFGLKTLEAGWITDRQIEAARIAMTRHVKRGGKIWIRMFPDKPITKKPAETRMGSGKGAPDHWVAVVKPGRVLYEIQGVDEALAREAMRLAAQKLPVKTKFVSRADLEGGIV; this comes from the coding sequence ATGTTGATGCCAAAAAAGGTAAAGCACCGTCGGGTGATGAAAGGCCGTATGCGTGGCAAAGCGACCCGCGGCGAGAATCTCGATTTTGGTGACTTTGGCCTTAAGACGCTTGAAGCAGGATGGATAACGGATCGTCAGATCGAAGCTGCCCGTATCGCAATGACGCGTCACGTCAAACGTGGAGGAAAGATCTGGATCCGGATGTTCCCTGATAAGCCGATCACGAAGAAGCCGGCCGAAACACGTATGGGAAGCGGTAAGGGCGCACCCGATCATTGGGTGGCCGTCGTGAAGCCCGGCCGCGTACTTTATGAGATCCAGGGCGTCGACGAGGCTCTCGCCCGCGAAGCAATGCGTCTCGCCGCTCAGAAACTCCCCGTCAAGACGAAATTCGTCTCGCGGGCCGACCTCGAGGGAGGTATCGTTTAG
- the secY gene encoding preprotein translocase subunit SecY, whose protein sequence is MEKFLSAIQNMFSIPELRKRILFTLGLLAIYRLGAHVAAPGIDKVRLEQMWAEVSGTLLGVLDLFSGGNFRTVSVFALGVTPYITASIIMQLMPVLSPAVKKIQEEGEVGRQKLNQYTRYLTVVLCSVQTFFVATWLSRNGIIDSTWWATIMIVITLTTGTIFVMWLGEQITERGVGNGISLLIFAGIVIGLPSAVMQVADRVRAGAAMQTLGVIFLAAVIVALIALIVYVESARRKIAISYASRRVGNQTFRGQETSLPLKINMGGVIPVIFASSVLAMPQTIMSAFPADPNDPTSTWSKIQAFFQQFHGGDPYYELVFISLIVVFTFFYITIVFNVDDVADNLRKHGGFIAGIRPGAPTADYLNTILTRLTTVGALYLAFVAFAPQVLLSGFRVARLPFVGDRLDAFLTATPGLSWIPTGLGYQFFFGGTSLLILVGVAMDTVAQIEAQLVMRNYEGFLGAGSRLRGRRN, encoded by the coding sequence ATGGAGAAGTTCTTAAGCGCCATTCAAAACATGTTCAGTATCCCCGAGTTGCGTAAACGCATTTTGTTTACGCTCGGCTTACTGGCGATCTATCGGCTTGGCGCTCACGTGGCCGCGCCCGGAATCGACAAGGTCCGCCTCGAGCAAATGTGGGCCGAGGTTTCCGGCACGCTTCTTGGCGTTCTAGATCTGTTTTCCGGGGGTAATTTCAGGACAGTTTCGGTCTTTGCTCTCGGCGTCACGCCTTACATCACAGCATCGATCATAATGCAGCTCATGCCGGTGCTTTCGCCGGCGGTCAAGAAGATCCAGGAAGAAGGTGAGGTCGGTCGTCAAAAGCTGAATCAATATACTCGATATTTGACCGTCGTTTTGTGTTCTGTCCAGACATTCTTCGTCGCCACCTGGTTAAGCCGTAACGGCATTATAGATTCGACCTGGTGGGCGACCATCATGATCGTGATCACGCTGACCACTGGAACTATTTTCGTTATGTGGCTTGGCGAACAGATCACTGAGCGTGGTGTCGGCAATGGTATCTCGCTTTTGATCTTCGCCGGTATCGTTATTGGCTTGCCAAGCGCTGTTATGCAGGTCGCTGACCGCGTTCGCGCAGGTGCGGCTATGCAGACACTCGGCGTGATCTTCCTCGCGGCGGTCATTGTGGCTCTCATCGCGTTGATCGTGTATGTCGAATCAGCACGTCGAAAGATCGCTATCAGTTATGCAAGCCGTAGGGTGGGCAACCAGACATTTCGCGGCCAGGAAACGAGTTTGCCGCTGAAGATAAACATGGGCGGCGTTATCCCGGTCATCTTTGCTTCGTCGGTGCTCGCGATGCCGCAGACGATAATGTCAGCGTTTCCGGCTGACCCGAATGACCCGACCTCGACATGGTCGAAAATACAGGCTTTCTTTCAACAGTTTCACGGAGGAGATCCGTATTACGAGCTGGTGTTTATCTCGCTCATCGTGGTCTTCACCTTCTTTTATATAACGATCGTTTTTAATGTCGATGACGTCGCGGATAACCTCCGAAAACACGGAGGCTTTATAGCCGGGATCAGGCCGGGAGCTCCGACCGCCGATTATCTGAATACGATCCTAACGCGATTAACGACCGTTGGAGCACTTTATCTGGCGTTCGTGGCGTTTGCGCCGCAAGTGCTTTTGAGCGGATTTCGTGTTGCCCGCTTGCCTTTCGTAGGCGACCGGCTCGACGCGTTTTTGACTGCGACACCCGGATTGAGCTGGATTCCGACCGGGTTGGGTTATCAGTTCTTTTTTGGCGGCACATCGTTGCTGATACTTGTTGGCGTCGCAATGGACACCGTCGCACAGATCGAGG
- the rpsN gene encoding 30S ribosomal protein S14, with the protein MAKISKVVKNNQRKRRVAIWAERRAAAKKIINDPKSTPEEVDAAVLKLQKMPRDGSPIRVRNRCSQSGRSRGYLRKFGVSRISLRELALEGQIPGVVKSSW; encoded by the coding sequence ATGGCAAAGATAAGCAAAGTAGTTAAGAACAATCAGCGAAAGCGCCGCGTCGCCATCTGGGCCGAACGCCGGGCGGCAGCGAAGAAGATCATCAATGATCCGAAGTCGACTCCGGAAGAAGTGGATGCCGCGGTACTCAAATTGCAGAAAATGCCCCGCGACGGCAGCCCGATCCGCGTCCGAAACCGATGTTCGCAGTCCGGACGATCACGCGGTTACCTGAGAAAGTTTGGTGTTTCGCGCATCTCGCTTCGCGAACTGGCTCTCGAAGGCCAGATACCCGGCGTCGTCAAATCGAGCTGGTAA
- the rplR gene encoding 50S ribosomal protein L18, whose product MPQKSRAEIRRGVHSRIRKKVRGSAERPRLAVFRSLNHIYAQVIDDDSGKTIATASTAEKTLAGTTGGNVDAASRVGKAIAERAIAAGVSTVVFDRGGYVYHGRVKALLDATREGGLNKEEVSATKATEENSNED is encoded by the coding sequence ATGCCTCAGAAAAGCAGAGCAGAGATCCGTCGCGGCGTGCATAGCCGCATTCGAAAGAAAGTCCGTGGCTCGGCCGAACGTCCGCGTCTTGCGGTTTTCCGAAGCTTGAATCACATTTACGCGCAGGTCATCGATGACGACAGTGGCAAAACGATCGCTACGGCTTCGACGGCCGAAAAGACACTTGCCGGAACGACCGGCGGCAACGTAGATGCGGCTTCCAGGGTCGGTAAAGCGATCGCTGAACGGGCGATTGCCGCCGGCGTTTCCACGGTCGTTTTCGATCGGGGCGGTTACGTTTATCACGGCCGTGTCAAGGCGTTGCTCGACGCAACGCGCGAGGGCGGGTTGAATAAAGAAGAGGTTTCGGCGACCAAAGCGACGGAAGAGAATAGCAATGAAGACTAA
- the rpsE gene encoding 30S ribosomal protein S5 — protein sequence MKTKQRISPNGLILKDQLIQINRVTKVVKGGKNMSFAALVVVGDEAGHVGFGTGKAKEVPNAIKKAVEAAKNSLIRVPLIDGTLPHELIGEYGAGRVLLKPAAEGTGVIAGGAVRAVLQSLGVHNVRTKILGSNNAHNVVRATFNGLTRMKDPMEVARLRGKQVEELI from the coding sequence ATGAAGACTAAGCAAAGAATTTCACCAAACGGCCTTATCCTGAAGGATCAGTTGATCCAGATAAATCGTGTGACCAAGGTCGTGAAAGGCGGTAAGAATATGTCGTTCGCGGCGCTGGTCGTCGTTGGCGACGAAGCCGGGCACGTCGGGTTCGGTACCGGTAAGGCGAAAGAAGTTCCGAATGCCATCAAGAAGGCTGTTGAAGCTGCCAAGAATAGTCTCATCCGAGTGCCGCTGATAGACGGCACATTGCCGCATGAGCTGATCGGAGAGTATGGTGCGGGACGTGTGCTTTTGAAGCCGGCTGCTGAAGGAACTGGCGTTATTGCCGGTGGAGCGGTTCGTGCAGTACTGCAGTCTCTCGGCGTCCACAATGTGAGAACCAAGATTCTGGGGTCCAATAACGCTCACAATGTGGTCCGTGCGACATTCAACGGGCTTACGAGAATGAAAGACCCGATGGAAGTCGCTCGGTTGCGCGGCAAACAGGTCGAGGAACTGATATAG
- the rplO gene encoding 50S ribosomal protein L15 codes for MALSLNNLKPAKGSTHKKKRVGRGPGSGLGKTAGRGHKGQKSRSGYSSRPGFEGGQMPLQRRLPKRGFTNIFKKEWIEISLAKIDANFQAGDEVTPEVLHDRGLIKKAKHDLVILGNGDVTKSLKISAHRFTKAAKAKIEKAGGSANEIVKAQAAEA; via the coding sequence ATGGCATTATCACTAAATAATCTAAAGCCGGCTAAGGGCTCAACGCATAAGAAGAAACGAGTTGGACGAGGTCCTGGGTCAGGTTTGGGCAAGACCGCTGGGCGCGGCCATAAGGGTCAGAAATCGCGGTCCGGCTACAGCAGCCGACCGGGTTTCGAAGGCGGCCAGATGCCGCTCCAACGCCGACTGCCGAAGCGTGGTTTCACTAACATCTTTAAGAAAGAATGGATCGAGATCAGTCTTGCAAAGATCGATGCGAACTTTCAGGCCGGTGACGAAGTCACGCCTGAGGTCTTGCATGACCGCGGCTTGATCAAAAAGGCGAAACACGACCTTGTCATCCTTGGCAACGGCGACGTGACAAAGTCGTTAAAGATCTCGGCTCACCGGTTTACGAAAGCCGCAAAGGCAAAAATCGAGAAAGCCGGCGGCAGCGCGAACGAGATCGTCAAGGCCCAGGCTGCCGAAGCTTGA
- the rpmD gene encoding 50S ribosomal protein L30 — protein MAKKSEKENSGNIKIQYYRSSIGYSKKQKAIVRSLGITKLNQTVERQDTPSMRGIVEKVPHLLRIVE, from the coding sequence ATGGCAAAGAAAAGCGAAAAAGAGAACAGCGGAAATATCAAGATCCAATACTATCGCAGCTCGATCGGTTATTCGAAGAAGCAAAAAGCGATCGTCAGAAGCCTTGGTATCACGAAACTAAACCAAACCGTTGAGCGGCAGGATACGCCGTCAATGCGAGGAATAGTCGAAAAAGTGCCGCATTTATTGCGTATTGTCGAATAG